In the genome of Dermatobacter hominis, the window AAGCAGAACACGCACGAGGGCGGCGTCCACGTGCCGCTGATCGTCCGCTGGCCGGCGGGCCTCGGCGACCAGGCCGGCACGGTGCGCCACCAGTTCGCGCACGCGTCCGACGTCGCGCCGACCGTGTACGACCTCGTCGGCGTGACCCCGCCCTCGACCTACCGCGGGGTCGAGCAGCGACCGGTCACCGGGCGGTCCTTCGCGTCGGTCCTGCACGACGCCGACGCCGCCGCCACGAACACCGTGCAGTACTTCGAGATGGCCGGCAGCAGGGCGATCGTCCGCGAACGGCACAAGGCGGTGTGCAAGCACGACAAGGGCGCCGACTTCGACGCCGAGCGCTGGGAGCTCTACGACCTCGTCGACGACCCGTCCGAGTGCCACGACCTCGCCGATGAGCGGCCCGAGCTGCTCGCGGAGCTCGTCGAGCTGTGGTGGGCCGAGGCCGAGGTCAACCAGGTGCCACCGCTCGACGACCGCCTGATCGAGCTGTTCGGGACCCGCTTCCGCCCCCGGTCGCCGCACCCCGAGAGCCGGCGCTACACCTACCGGCCGTCGCCGTGGCCGATGCCGGCCCAGGCGGGGGCGTCGATCGGCGGCCGCGACTTCGACCTCGTCGCCCGCATCACGCGCGGCCCGGACGACGGCGGCGTCCTGTTCGCGACCGGCACCGAGAACTCGGGACTGTCGGTCTTCGTGCAGGACGGCCGCTGGGTGCTCGACTACAACGCGTTCGACGACCACACGGTCGTCGTGTCCGACGTCGAGGTGCCCGTCGGCGACAGCATGCTCACGCTACGGGTGCGCCGCGGCGAGGGCAGCACCGGGACGGTGGCCCTCGAGGTGGACGGCGCACCCGCGGGCTCCGCCGACCTGCCGCTGCTCATGCGCATCATGAGCTCCGTCGGCGCGAGCATCGGCCGCGACCACGGCTCCGCCGTCTCGCAGCGCTACACCGGACCGTTCCCGTTCACGGGGACGCTGCACGAGCTGGCCATCCAGGTCAGCCCGGGTCGGTACCCCGACGTCGAGTCCGCCGAGGCCGCCGAGGCCCTGTCCCGCCAGTAGCCGACCGACCGACTGACGGACCCACCGACCCACCACCACCGCCACCACGCCCGCGACACCCCGAGGAGACCGCACCATGGAGACCGTCCGCACACCCGACGAGCGCTTCGCCGACCTTCCCGACTTCCCGTTCGAGCCGCGCTACGCCGAGGTCCCGACCTTCGACCCGGCCGACGCCGACGGCGCCACGCTGCGGGTCGCCTACCTCGACGAGGGACCGGCCGACGCCGCACCGGTGCTGCTGATGCACGGCGAGCCGTCGTGGTCGTTCCTGTACCGGCACGTGATCCCGGTCCTCGTCGAGCGGGGCCACCGGGTCGTCGCCCCGGACCTGGTCGGCTTCGGTCGCAGCGACAAGCCGACCGACAAGGGCAGCTACACCTACGCGCGGCACGTCGCCTGGATGGAGGACCTGCTGGTCCGCCAGCTCGACCTGCGCGACGTCACCTTCTTCGGCCAGGACTGGGGCGGCCTGGTCGGGCTGCGCGTCGTCGCCGCGCACCCCGAGCGGTTCGCCCGGCTGGTCGTCGGCAACACCGGCCTGCCCGAGGGGACCGGCCGGGTCACCGAGGCCTTCCTGAACTGGCAGCGCTTCTCGCAGGAGACCGAGGTGTTCCCCGTCGGCGCCATCATCGACGGCGGGACCGCCACCGACCTGCCGCCCGAGGTCGTCGCCGCCTATGACGCCCCGTTCCCCGACGACACGTACCTCGCCGGGGCCCGCATCTTCCCCACGCTCGTCCCCACGACGCCCGACGACCCGGGCGGGCTGGCCAACGTCGAGGCCTGGAAGGTGCTCGAGCGGTTCGACCGTCCGGTGCTGTGCACGTTCAGCGACCGGGACCCGATCACCAAGGGCGGCGACAAGCCGTTCCGCGAGCGGATCCCCGGCGCCGCGGGCCAGCCGCACACGACGATCGAGGGCGGCGGCCACTTCCTCCAGGAGGACAAGGGCCCCGAGCTCGCGGCCGTGATCGACGTCTTCATCCGCGCCACGCGCTGACGGCCCGCGCCTGATCGCGGGCGCCCCGGATCACCCTCGTGGTCACGCCGGATCCGATCGGCGCGCCGATACGCTCGCCCGATGGCGCACCCTCCCGTCAACGTCCTGGTGACCACGTCGCGCATGCCGTTCGCGGTCGACGAGATCCACAAGCTCGGCGAGACCGGCAACGTCGTGACGGCGTCCGACACGTTCGCCGCCGCCCCCGGCAGCCACTCGCGCGGCGCCGCCGACCACATCGTCACGGCGGCGCCGACGCAGGAGACCGAGCAGTTCATCGCCGACGTGGTCGCCGCCATCGCGGCGCACGACATCCAGTTCCTGCTGCCGATGTTCGAGGAGGTCTTCTACCTCGCCGCCCACCGCGACCGGCTCGAGCCGACCGGCGCCACGCTGTTCTTCCCCGACTTCGACACGCTCGCCAAGGTGCACGACAAGGTGACGTTCGCGCAGCTGTGCCGTGACCTCGGGCTGCCGGTGGCCGAGTCGATCACGGCCACCGACGACGCCGAGCTGAAGGCGGCCATCGGGCACTGGGACCACTGGTTCGCCCGCGCCGCGTTCGGCCGCGGCGGCCTCGACATCCTGACCAACTCCGGGCCGCTGGCCGACGAGTCGAGCCCCGACGACATCCACCCGACGTCCGACGACCCGTGGCTCGTGCAGGAGTACCTCGAGGGCGTCGACCGCTGCAGCTGGAGCGTCGTGAGGGACGGGGAGATCGTCCTCCACTCCACCTACGAGCACCCGCTCGAGATCGACGACCGCGGCGGCATCGTCTTCGAGTCGGTCGACGCACCCGAGACGCTCGACGCCGCCCAGCGCATCGTCGGCGAGCTCGGCTGGAACGGCCAGATCAGCTTCGACTACCTGAAGACCGCCGACGGCGTGCACCACATGGTCGAGTGCAACCCTCGGCCGACGGCGGGCTGCACGGTCGCGACCTCCGAGGAGCTCGACGCCGCGCTGTTCGGGCCGGTCCCCGACGGACCCGTCGTCGTCCCCGCCGGCCGCAAGAAGATGATCAAGGAGGCTGTGCTGCGGGACATGCTCCTGCACCTCCGCCGGGCCAAGGCCGACGCCGAGGCCGCGAAGGGGGCGAAGGGCGTCTACAGCCAGGACCACGACCACCTGCCGCTGCTGTACACCGTCCTGTCGCTGCAGCACGTTCGCCAGTACCGCCACGCCCTCGGGCTCGACAAGGCCTCGCGCGAGGACCTCGTCGCCGCGCAGTTCTTCGACGTCCAGTGGGACGGCACCGCCATCTCCTGACGCGCCGACCCGCCCGTCCGCCCCCGTCCCGCCGACCCCCGAGGCACCCCGACCGCCATGGCCCTCGCCATCGTCCTCTCGATCGTCGCCGCGATGCTCTTCGCGCTCGCCTCGGTCCTGCAGCAGCGCGGCACGAGCACGATCAGCGACGACGACGCGCTCGGCGCCGGGATGCTCGCCTCGCTCGTCCGCCGGCCCGTCTGGGTCGCCGGCATCTGCGCCGACATCGCCGGCTTCGGTGTGCAGGCCTGGGCGCTCGCGGTCGGCAGCCTGCTGCTCGTCCAGCCGCTGCTCGTCACGACGCTGCTGTTCGCCCTGCCGCTGGCGGCGTGGGCCAACAAGCGCCGCCTGACGCTCGAGGAGTGGGCGTGGTCGGGTGTGCTGATCGTTTCGCTCGCCCTCTTCGTCATCCTCGGCGAGCCGACGGCCGGCCTCGACCGCCCGCCGTTCCCGTCGTGGCTGCCGGCGCTGGTCATCTGCACCCCGCTGGTCGCGACCTGCGTCTGGTCGGCGGGCTCGCTGCCGCACGGCACCAAGCGCTCGCTCGTGCTGGCCGTGGCCGCCGGCGTGCTGCTCGGGCTGTCGGCGCCGCTGACCAAGTCGGGCATCGACGGCTTCAGCGACGGCATCGTGGCCGGCCTCACGACGTGGGAGCTGTGGGGCATGGCGATCACGGCCAGCTTGGGCACGTTCTGGCAGCAGTCCAGCTACCAGGCGGGCGACGTGCAGACCAGCCTCCCGACGGTCACGGTCCTCAAGCCGATCGTGGCCATGGCGCTCGGGCTGACCGCCTACCAGGAGCACCTGAAGATCGAGGGGGCGCAGGACGCGCTGCTGCTCGCCGCGCTCGTCGGCATGGTCCTGGCGACCATCAAGCTCGGCCGGCTCGCCGCACCGGCGGTCGAGGGCGGCACCCCGGCGACCGCCCCCGCCCGCGCCGCCCGACCCTGACGGTGCCCGGGACGAGGGAGATCCTCCCGGTTCTGCGAAAGAAGCGCGCTGCGGTGCCGACGGGAGGGTGGTGACCACCACGCGCACGACCCAGGACCCGTCCACCGGCACGCTCGACGAGTCGACGTTGCAGGACACCGCCCACCTGCTGGGCCTCGACTTGTTCGACCCGTCGCGGATCGACCCGGGCACGCTCGCCACGCTGACCAGCCGGCGCAACAGCCCCGAGGAGATCGCCACGCGGATGCGCCGCTACCTCCAGCACCTGCTGGAGAACCCGGTCAGCCACGTCCCGGACCGCAGCGAGCTGTGGCGGACGATGCTCGAGCACTGCGACCGGCTCACGCCGCTGCAGGCCTACGTCATGCGCAACCTGATGGGCAGCGCGTCGAACATGGGCTACGACCCGATGCCGTCCGAGGTGCACCTGGAGTTCCCCCGCGACGACCAGGTCGACCTGGGCGCGCAGGTCGGGTGGCACTTCCTCGTCGGCAGCCTGTGGGACGCCGACGGCAACGAGTACGGCATCGAGTTCATGCTGTTCGAGCAGGCGATGTTCCCGCCCGACTTCGCCAAGGAGGTCGGCCTCTCCCCGCTCGACAACCTGGCGGTCGAGGTCCAGTTCGCCATCAGCACCCGTGGCGACCGCCACCACCAGGCCGAGCCGCTGGTCACGCTCGGCACCAGCGGGCTGGTCCGCACCAACGCGTCGCCCTTCTCGTTCAGCGTCGGCATCAACTCGTTCGAGTCGGCGGGCCGCGACGGCCTGCTCCCCATGCGGGTCCGGGCCACCGGCCTCGACCTCGGGGGCGACGAGCCGCTCGCGCTCGCGTGCGACCTCCGGCTGGACCACGGCAAGGGCGTCCTGGAGCAGGGCGACCACGGCGCCATGCCGTCGGTCGCCGGCGTCGGCACCTTCTACTACTCGGTCCCCGCGATCCAGCTCGCCGCCGAGACCGGCGCCGACGGCGAGCCGACGAGCACGATCTCGATCGACGGCAGGGTCATCCCGATCGTCCGGGGCGAGCTCTGGTTCGACCACCAGTGGGGCTTCCTGTCCGGCATGTCGACGAGCGAGGTCATCCGTGCGTCGAACTCGATCGGTCGACCCGATCCGTCGGGCTGGGACTGGTTCATGACGCACCTCGTGGGCGACCGCCAGGTGACGATGTTCGCCCCGCACCGCTCGGACTTCGCTGCGTTCTACGGCTGCACCGGCGAGGATCCGCCGCCCGAGATGGTGCGGCGCGTCGGGGGCACCTACATGGACGCCGACGGCGCCACCCGGATGGTGTGGGGCACCGTCCACGTCGACCGCTGGGTGAAGGTGGAGCACACCCCGCGACCCGACCGGTACCCGGCGACCCACACGTGGCACCCGGACCACTACCGGTTCGAGTTCGAGGACCTGCCCGACGACATCGCCACCTTCACGCTCACCCCGATCGTCGAGGGCGGCCAGTCGGCGTTCTTCGCCAACGGCGTGCAGATCTGCGAGGGCGCGGTGGTCGTCCGGGACTCGTCGGGCACCGACATCGGCCGCGGCTTCGCCGAGGCGGTCGCCTTCTCCGACACGCTGCGCGACCAGCTGCGGCTCGCCGGGCTGCCCGACGACGACGCGACGGTCGCGCTCGCGGCGGAGCCGATCCCGTCGCCGGAGCTCGCCGCCGCCAACGCCGCGTTCGTGGCCGACCACCAGGACGAGCTGGCCCGCATCGTGGCCGAGGCCAAGGGGCTGCAGTTCTTCATGGACCCGGACCCCGCGCCGCCCGCCGGCTGAAACCCCACCGCGCGCCCCACCACGGTCCTGGCGCCATCTGACGACCGCACGGGTCGTCAGATGGCGTCAGCGCGCCGGCTCGGTCGCCGCCGGGGTGGCGTCCACCATCCGGGGAGGGATGCTGGGACGGACGGTGGCGGTGTCCACCCCGGCTGGCGTCGAGCGGGTGCTGGCGCCCCCGGCCGGAGCCGGGCGGTCGCACGCGGTGCGACCGGCGTCGCCCATCGTGCGGGGCGTAGGGTTGGCGGAAGGTTGGTGCGATCCCCGCTCCGGCGCGACCGCTCCGCCGCCACCACCGCCGCGAGGGGGAGCACGCCGGTTGGCCGATCCCGAGCTCCAACGCCGCCGCCGCGAGGTCGAGGAGGCCCGCGAGTCCGGACGGCCGCGCCCGCAGATCGGCGAGTCGTGGTCGCGCTGCCAGGAGGTGGCGGTCGACGCAGCGGCGTCGGCGGCCCCGGTCGACGTCGACGAGTCCGAGGTCCGGTCGCGCTGGGACTCCTCGGCGATCCGCCGCGCCGACGTGGGCCTCGAGGACCAGCTGACGCAGGCGGCGGAGCTCGGCGACCTGGTCGCCGCCGTGACCGATGCCGACGGCCGGATCCTCTGGAGCGCCGGCGGCCGCTCGATGCGCCGGGACGCCGAGCGGGTGGGGTTCGTGCCCGGCGGGCGGTGGGACGAGACCTCGGCCGGCACCAACGCCCTCGGCTTGGCGCTGCGCACCCGCCGCCCCGCCACCGTCTTCTCGGCCGAGCACTGGTGCGACGCCGTCCGGGACTGGGTGTGCTGGTCGGCGCCGGTCATCGATGAGCACGGCCGCTCGCTGGGCGTGATCGACCTCTCCGGCCGCTGGGACACCGCCTCGCCGCTCGCCGAGGTCACGGTCGCCACGCTGAGCAGGCTGGTGCAGGCCCACCTCCCGACCGCCGGGGCGCGGGAGCCGGCCCGGCTCGACGGCGTCGACGAGGAAGGCGACAGCCCGCTGCTCGAGCTGCAGCTGCTCGGTCACCCCTCGGCCCGGCTCGGCGGGCGCGAGCTCGCGCTCACGCCGCGCCAGTTCGAGCTCCTCGCCGCGCTCGCCATCATCGGGCCCTCGTCGCTCGACGAGCTCCAGCTCCACGTCTACGGCGACCGGCCGGTGACCGCCGCGACGATCAAGGCCGAGCTCTCGCACCTCCGGGCCAAGCTCGGCGGCGGGATCGGCTCGCGGCCCTACCGGCTGACGCTGCCGACGCAGGTGGACGTCGTCGCCCTGCAGGCCGACCTCGACGCCGGCGCGCTGGCCGACGCGGTCGGCCGCTACACGGGCTCGCTGCTGCCCGACAGCGAGGCTCCCGCGGTCGTCGACCACCGCCACCTCGTCGACGTCGAGCTCCGCGAGGCGCTGCTCGCGGGCGGCACGAGCGGCGACCTCCTGCGCTACGCCACCGTCCAGCCGTGGGACGAGCACGTGCTCGAGACCGCCGCCCGCCGGGCGGACCGGCAGGATCCCGAGCACCACCGGGCGATCGCCCGCCTCGATCGCGCCCGCCGCCTCTGAGCCGCCCTGACTTGGGGCAGGCTGGGGGCGTGCAGCACCCGTCGCAGTCCGACCCGTCGAGCGCCGGCTCCGAGGTGGAGCGCAACGTGCTCGGCGGCCCGCTCCAGGAGTGCGGCACCGAGCCGCTCACCGGCTTCTTCCGCGACGGCTGCTGCCGGACCGGTCCCGAGGACCTCGGCAGCCACACGATCTGCGCGGTCGTCTCGGCCGAGTTCCTCGAGCACCAGCGCTCGATCGGCAACGACCTGGTCACGCCGGCCCCGATGTACCGCTTCCCGGGACTCGTGCCGGGCGACCGCTGGTGCGTGACCGCCGTCAACTGGCTCCGCGCCCACCGGGACGGCGCCGCGGCACCGGTCGTGCTGGCGTCGACCAACGAGCGCGTGCTCGATCTCGTCCCGCTCGACGTGCTGCGCCAGCACGCCGTCGACGTCCCCGACGACCTCGGCAGCCTCGACGACTGACCGGTCCGTCACCCGCCGGGTTCGCCGACGCGGGCGGACCGACGAGCCCGCTCGGCTCGTCACCAGGTGATGAGCTCCGGGTGGGCGTCGGCGAGCACCTCGTCGCGGTCGTCGGCGAGCACGAAGCCGGCCTGGACCGCGGCGTCGGTCGCACCCTCGTACGCGTCCAGGTAGGCCTGCACCGACCCGTACCGCGCCCGCAGCACCGTCTCGTCGGCCGGCGCCCGCCGCCCGAAGAGCCGGCACACGTGGGATGCGCCCGGCGACGCCATGCCCGACAGGACCTCGACCGGCGCGTCGACGCAGGGCGTGCGCACGCCGCCGAGGACGTTGCCGACGTCGTCGGTCCGGTACCGCAGCCCGCGTCGCCCCTCGGCGACGTCGCCCTCGACGAGGAGCCGGGCGGCCGCCGGGGGACCGGCGCCGCCGTCGGTCCACCCGACGAGGTGGGCGAGGGCGCTGCGGACGACGAAGCGCTGCTGGCCCCGGTTGACCGGGTCCTCGCAGCCGAGGAAGGTCTCGAAGTCGCCGACGAGCGATCGGTCCGCGTGGGCGGCGCCGGCGACCTCCCAGAGCCGGAACCGGACGCCGTCGTCCTGGCGGGCGGGGAGGTAGTCGAGGTGCCCGAGCACGTCGGTCTCGGTCTCGAGCACCAGCACCGGCACGTCGAGGTCGTCCCGGACGACCACAGCAGGGTCGTGGCGGCCCTCCTCGAGGTCGACGCCCCGACCGGGTTCGCCGAGGGGCATGGCCGGCCCGCCCCGGCTGTGGATCAGGAAGCCGTCGAACCGCCCGGTGAGCGGCTGCACGCCGTTGACGTAGGTCGTCAGGGCGTAGGCGGACTGCGACTCGCCGACCGCCAGCACCCGGCGGAGCCGCAGGCCCTCGAGCGGCCCGGCGGC includes:
- a CDS encoding DMT family transporter; amino-acid sequence: MALAIVLSIVAAMLFALASVLQQRGTSTISDDDALGAGMLASLVRRPVWVAGICADIAGFGVQAWALAVGSLLLVQPLLVTTLLFALPLAAWANKRRLTLEEWAWSGVLIVSLALFVILGEPTAGLDRPPFPSWLPALVICTPLVATCVWSAGSLPHGTKRSLVLAVAAGVLLGLSAPLTKSGIDGFSDGIVAGLTTWELWGMAITASLGTFWQQSSYQAGDVQTSLPTVTVLKPIVAMALGLTAYQEHLKIEGAQDALLLAALVGMVLATIKLGRLAAPAVEGGTPATAPARAARP
- a CDS encoding haloalkane dehalogenase, with product METVRTPDERFADLPDFPFEPRYAEVPTFDPADADGATLRVAYLDEGPADAAPVLLMHGEPSWSFLYRHVIPVLVERGHRVVAPDLVGFGRSDKPTDKGSYTYARHVAWMEDLLVRQLDLRDVTFFGQDWGGLVGLRVVAAHPERFARLVVGNTGLPEGTGRVTEAFLNWQRFSQETEVFPVGAIIDGGTATDLPPEVVAAYDAPFPDDTYLAGARIFPTLVPTTPDDPGGLANVEAWKVLERFDRPVLCTFSDRDPITKGGDKPFRERIPGAAGQPHTTIEGGGHFLQEDKGPELAAVIDVFIRATR
- a CDS encoding carotenoid 1,2-hydratase encodes the protein MTTTRTTQDPSTGTLDESTLQDTAHLLGLDLFDPSRIDPGTLATLTSRRNSPEEIATRMRRYLQHLLENPVSHVPDRSELWRTMLEHCDRLTPLQAYVMRNLMGSASNMGYDPMPSEVHLEFPRDDQVDLGAQVGWHFLVGSLWDADGNEYGIEFMLFEQAMFPPDFAKEVGLSPLDNLAVEVQFAISTRGDRHHQAEPLVTLGTSGLVRTNASPFSFSVGINSFESAGRDGLLPMRVRATGLDLGGDEPLALACDLRLDHGKGVLEQGDHGAMPSVAGVGTFYYSVPAIQLAAETGADGEPTSTISIDGRVIPIVRGELWFDHQWGFLSGMSTSEVIRASNSIGRPDPSGWDWFMTHLVGDRQVTMFAPHRSDFAAFYGCTGEDPPPEMVRRVGGTYMDADGATRMVWGTVHVDRWVKVEHTPRPDRYPATHTWHPDHYRFEFEDLPDDIATFTLTPIVEGGQSAFFANGVQICEGAVVVRDSSGTDIGRGFAEAVAFSDTLRDQLRLAGLPDDDATVALAAEPIPSPELAAANAAFVADHQDELARIVAEAKGLQFFMDPDPAPPAG
- a CDS encoding alpha/beta hydrolase domain-containing protein, whose translation is MSEHAASLEPLTGGAGTNLIGSLGAPDLDAAGYVESEWRCTGTATSYRAPAGLPADGRWALEPRDRAGYRTRAVVRRPADPAAASGVLVVEWLNVSSGADAAPTYGFAAPELVRRGHTWVGVSAQWAGIVAAPALVDVGGAGGLLALQEADPERYGDLHHPGDAYCFDLFTQVATGLLGGAAAGEAVAAGPLEGLRLRRVLAVGESQSAYALTTYVNGVQPLTGRFDGFLIHSRGGPAMPLGEPGRGVDLEEGRHDPAVVVRDDLDVPVLVLETETDVLGHLDYLPARQDDGVRFRLWEVAGAAHADRSLVGDFETFLGCEDPVNRGQQRFVVRSALAHLVGWTDGGAGPPAAARLLVEGDVAEGRRGLRYRTDDVGNVLGGVRTPCVDAPVEVLSGMASPGASHVCRLFGRRAPADETVLRARYGSVQAYLDAYEGATDAAVQAGFVLADDRDEVLADAHPELITW
- a CDS encoding DUF2237 family protein, whose translation is MQHPSQSDPSSAGSEVERNVLGGPLQECGTEPLTGFFRDGCCRTGPEDLGSHTICAVVSAEFLEHQRSIGNDLVTPAPMYRFPGLVPGDRWCVTAVNWLRAHRDGAAAPVVLASTNERVLDLVPLDVLRQHAVDVPDDLGSLDD